A region from the Ammospiza nelsoni isolate bAmmNel1 chromosome 1, bAmmNel1.pri, whole genome shotgun sequence genome encodes:
- the TCAIM gene encoding T-cell activation inhibitor, mitochondrial — protein MFCCLRTVRRLCLDKILLQCIRQSRTLSGADAINALRPFYFAVHPDFFGQHPKEREVNENSLKRLNGYLENLQKPGFRSFKPTQLTFYVREREPNSSNVQESFSASGFRAVSFTLHTRDLLSTVLDILNSCSLSTEHVQSLNGNSQPHKEAKSTVNRPIKWDKTYYSFTGFKDPEEELEQAQRVETTLLSWLDDNAASAVKKLKKSLPLRKELERLKIELSHELQLSDIRWQRSWGIAHRCSQLHSLGRLVQQRPEILENVKGRTVVFTDRSGMSAAGHIMLGTMDVHHHWTKIFERLPNYYKLQKRLLLLEDRISQLLGGIQVIYIEELQPLLTLEEYFETLNSFYNKLRDSRLPFHPRSLRGLQMILESDRYAPSLHELGHFMIPTICDPAALQWFIFAKAQEARENLKRKEEMMLREKELINTSTERFSLDRLYKEPSVSSAQMVDCCKRLLEESLPYLQGMHLCISHFYSVLQDGDLCIPWNWKN, from the exons ATGTTTTGCTGCTTGAGAACCGTGAGAAG GTTGTGTCTGGACAAGATACTGCTGCAGTGCATTCGTCAGTCAAGAACTTTGTCAGGCGCCGATGCCATCAATGCTCTCAGACCTTTCTATTTTGCTGTACATCCAGATTTCTTTGGCCAGCATCCCAAAGAGAGG gaagTAAATGAAAACTCTCTGAAGAGGCTAAATGGCTACTTGGAGAACCTACAGAAACCAGGATTTCGTTCCTTTAAGCCAACTCAGCTTACTTTTTATGTAAGAGAAAGAGAACCAAACTCTTCTAATGTTCAGGAATCCTTCAGTGCTTCAG GGTTTCGAGCGGTCAGTTTTACATTACATACTAGGGATCTCCTGAGCACAGTACTAGATATTCTCAACTCCTGCAGTCTATCTACAGAGCATGTTCAGAGTTTGAATGGGAACTCTCAGCCCCACAAGGAAGCAAAAAGCACAGTGAACAGACCTATCAAATGGGATAAAACTTATTATTCATTTACTGGATTCAAGGATCCTGAGGAGGAACTAGAGCAAGCCCAGAGAGTGGAAACAACTTTACT GTCCTGGCTAGATGATAATGCAGCAAGTGCagtaaaaaagctgaaaaagagtTTGCCACTTAGAAAAGAATTAGAACGTTTAAAAATTGAACTTTCTCATGAACTCCAGCTCTCAGATATCAG gTGGCAGAGAAGCTGGGGCATTGCTCACCGCTGTAGCCAGCTACACAGTCTGGGTCGCTTGGTCCAACAGCGACCTGAAATATTGGAGAATGTTAAAG GACGCACGGTGGTATTTACAGACCGCTCGGGTATGAGTGCAGCAGGTCACATAATGCTGGGGACCATGGATGTTCACCATCACTGGACCAAA ATTTTTGAGAGACTGCCAAATTATTATAAGCTTCAAAAAAGGCTGCTGCTTTTGGAAGATCGGATAAGCCAACTTTTGGGAGGCATCCAAGTAATATACATTGAAGAACTGCAGCCTCTGTTGACTCTAGAAGAGTACTTTGAGACTCTGAACTCTTTCTATAATAAACTACGTGACAGCAGATTACCTTTTCATCCTCGCAGTCTGCGAGGCTTGCAAATGATTCTGGAAAG TGACAGATATGCACCAAGCCTACATGAACTTGGACACTTTATGATCCCAACCATCTGTGATCCAGCAGCTCTTCAATGGTTTATTTTTGCCAAAGCACAGGAAGCAAGAGagaatttgaaaagaaaggagga GATGATGCTTAGAGAGAAGGAGCTAATCAACACTTCCACAGAAAGATTTTCTTTGGACCGGCTGTACAAGGAGCCCAGTGTTTCCAGTGCACAGATGGTAGATTGTTGTAAGAGGCTGCTGGAGGAATCCTTACCCTACCTACAAGGCATGCACCTTTGCATTTCGCATTTCtactctgtgctgcaggatggagACCTGTGTATACCTTGGAACTGGAAAAACTGA